The Stackebrandtia nassauensis DSM 44728 genome includes the window CCCGCGCTCCAGCACGCCCGGCGGAACCGTCGGGTCGCCGACGGCGCCCAGCAGGATCGCGTCGTGCTGGTCCAGTTCGGCCTGCACCGATTCGGGCAGCACCTCGCCGGTGGCGTGGTAGCGGCTGGCCCCGAGGTCGTACTCGTTGGCCTCCAGGTTGGGAAGCGCCACGGCGAGAACCTTGCGTGCTTCGGCGGTCACCTCTTGACCGATTCCGTCGCCGCCGATCACCGCGATGCGCGTCATTCCCTGTTTCCCCTTAACCGTCGTTACGTCTGACCGCGCCACCATACCGGAACCGTCCCGCTATCCGGCAATCTGGTCTCACGATCTGGACTAGGCGTCGCGGGCATCGTCCGCCGCGATCCGCGGCGGCAACCCGAAACCCGCGAACAGCCCCGGATCCATGAACGCGACGACGTGCTCGACCCCGGCCTCACCCACGTCGAGGACGTGCACCGCGTACGCCGCGAAGCCGTCCCCGTCCCGCAGGTACAGCGCCAGCGCCGGTTGCCCGTTGGCCGACACCCGCACGAACCGGCGGCCACCGCCGTCGCCCAGTTTCGTGGCCAGGAACCGCACCACGTGGTCCCGCCCGGCGAACCAGGTCGGATACGGCGGCATCTCCCACACCGCGTCGGCCGACAACGCGGCGGTCAGCGCGTCCAGGTCGGCCTCGGCGAACGCCTTCGCGTACCGGTCGACGAACTCCCGCTGCCGCGCCGTCAACGGCCCGACCTCCCGTACCGCCTTCGGGTTCGCGCGCCGCAGCTGGCTCCGCGCGTGCTGCAACAGACTGTTGACGGCCGCCGGGGTGGTGTCGAGGAACTCGGCCACCTCCCCGGCCCGCCACTCCAGGACGTCCCGCAGGATCAGCACCACCCGCCGCCGGGGCGGCAGCAGTTGCAGCGCCGCGACCAACGCCAGCCGCATGCTCTCCCGGCCCTCCACGACCGAGGCCGGATCGTCGGGGAACGGTTGCAGCCACGGCACATCCGACGTCTGCGACGGCACCGGCGCCTCCGGATCGGCGCTGGCGTCGCCCCACCCGGACGGCAACGGCCGCCGCTTCGCCCGCTCCAGCGCCCGCAGGCACGCGTTGGTGGTGATCCGGTACAGCCAGGTCCGCAGCGAGGAGCGGTCCTCGAACCGCGGAAACGCCCGCCAGGCCCGCAACAGCGCGTCCTGGAGCACGTCCTCGGCCTCGTGGACCGAACCCAGCATCCGGTAACAGAAGCCCAGCAGCTCGGGCCGCAACGGCTCGGCACGCCGGGCGAACTCGTCCTCGCGGGTGGCCGTGGCCATGTGCCTCCTCTTTCGACGGTGTCGAATCTAGCCGACCATCCGGTACTGGCCGATGAGCTTCGCTCCCGATCGCGTGGGGCCGTCGGGAACCCGATCTGAGAACTCGCGCTGGAACTCGGCGAAGGAACTCAGTTCGGTCAGGTTCGTGCCGCCGGGTTCGTTGATCACGACGTGGACGAAACCGACGCCGTCGTCCAGCCGCAACGACACGTACCGCACCCCGCCGGGGTCCTCGGCAGCCAGCTGCTCGAACACGTCGGCGACCAGCTTCTCGTTGGCGTCGGCCGCTTCGGGCAGCGTCCGGTACTGGATGACGGTGGCCTCGGTACCGCGTCCGGGAGCTTCGGCCCGCCGCACCGGATAGGTGTCGAACACGACGGTGTCGGCGGCGATCCGCCCGTCCCGGAACTCCAGCCGATCCACCGCCCGCAGCGGTCCCAACGGACCGGCCATCATCGTGTACGCGACCAGGGCCCGATGCTCGTCGGCGAACACGGTCTCGATGCTCAACTCCGTGATCGCCGTACCGAACCCGGCGATCGCCGCGCTGACCTCCGCCACCCCGGCCAACCGCACCCGGGGGCTCTCGAACACCACGTCCTCGGTCAGATATCCGGTCAGCGCCTCGCGGTCCCCGCGTCCGAACGCCTCGATGAACTCCACCGCGAGCTTCTCGTTCGCCTGCGACATATCCCTGCTCCTCACATGATCGTCGTGCTGTCATGGAGGTAGATCCGCGCGGCTGCCCGGATTCATCACCGTCACGGGAGAAATCTTCTGGACCGTCGCACACGCGGCGTAGTGTCGCGGACATGGTGAGCAGCAAGGCCGCAACCGTCGACGAGTACCTGGCCGAACTGCCGGACGGCCGCCGCGAGGCGCTGACCCGGTTGCGGGACCTGTGCGTCGCCGAACTGCCGGGCTTCACCGAGGCGATGGCCTACGGCATGCCCGCCTACGACCGCGACGGTTTCGGCGGGGTCGCCTTCGCCAGCCAGAAGCAGTACATCTCGTTCTACCTGCTGCGCACCGACGTCCGCGACGCCTTCGCCGAGCGGCTGGCCGACCACGACATGGGCAAGGGCTGCCTGCGGTTCCGCAAACCCGAGGCCATCGACTTCGACCTGGTGCGCGACCTGCTGCGCGCCACCGCCGCCAGCCCGGGCCAGAACTGCTTAGCCCTCCCGCGCCTGGAACTCCCACACGATCAGGCTCGGGTTGCCCCGGGTGGCGGCGTTGGTGGCCGCCACCGCGAACGGGTGCAGCGCCCACACGTTCGGCATCCGGGCGGGATCATGGTCGGGCGCCCGATCCGAAGCCGCCCCGGCCGGTACGCCGTTCTCGTCCACGTAGTCACCGTCCACTCCATACTCGGCGCAGTGCCGCACGTCCAACCCCAACGGCAGCGCGACCTTCAGGTATTCGGCCGCCGAGCGATGCTTGTTGAGCGAATACGTCGCCACCCCCGCATCGTCGTATCGCACCAGCGGGTGGTCGAAGTTGTCGAGCAACCCCCGGGTGTCCGAGATGACAAGCCGCCCACCGGGTTTGAGCACCCGCGCGAACTCGGCGAACACCGGCGCCAGGTCGGGCACGTGGCACAACGCCAGCGCGCACACGATCACGTCCACATGCGAGTCCGGTACCGGCAACGCGTCCAGCCCGGCCTGGTGGAACTCCACCTCCGGCAGCTTCTCCCTTGCCACGGCGAGCATCTCGGCCGAGGAATCCACCCCGATGACCTGATGCCCCCGCCCGGCCAGGTACGCGGCGTGCCGCCCCGTCCCGCAGGCGGCATCGAGCGCGACGCCGGGCTCCAGGGCGTCCAGCAGTTCCCGCATCCGGGGCTGTTCCATGTCGATCAAGCCGTTGCCGGGCTCGTCGTACACCGCAGCCCAGGACGCATATACGTCCTCAACGGACAGTTCCTTCGCGGTTCCCCCGTCCCCGAACTTCTCCATGTCGTCGAGCAACCGACGAATGTCCGCGATGCGCTCGTGGACGAACTGTCGATCGTGCTCCCCGCCCCAGGCCCGCAACAACGCGACGCCCTGCAAACCGAGCAGATAGGACAGTGGATGTTGATACAGCATCCGCGCAGCCTAGGTTTAGCCCCTTCACCGCCGCCACCGATTTTCCGCCCCCGGCTGTCAGACTCGCAGTAATGAACCAGCCATCCTCGACCGGCAAACTCACCGACACCGTCGTGTGGATCAACGGCACCTTCGGCGCGGGCAAGACCACCACCGTCACCCGCCTCACCGAACTGCTGCCCGACACGCTGGTCTTCGACTCCGAGCTGGTCGGGCACCTCCTGCGGCACCTGCTCCGCTCCCGGCCGCCGGTCGGCGACTTCCAGGACTATCCGGCGTGGCGGTACCTGGTGCCGCACACGGCCGCGCAACTCCTCGCCCACTCCGGCGGCACGCTGGTCATACCGCAGACCGTGCTGGTCGAGCAGTACTGGAAGGAACTGATGTCGGGTTTCGACGGGCTCGGCCTCACCGTCCACCACGTCGTCCTGCACGCCGACCGCGACACCCTGACACATCGCATCGACAACGACACTGCCGAAGCCGGTGCCCGGCCATGGCGGCTGGACCACCTCGACGCGTACGAACGAGCGCTGCCGTGGCTTCGCGAGGCCGCGCACGTCATCGACACCACCGAGCTGGCCCCGGCGGACACGGCACGCACGATCGCCGCCCGTCTCGGCCAAGCCGAGAGCTGAAGCCGCCTCCCGGCGGCTAACGTACCGGTCGCGGGGTCGGCGACCGTCGACCCGCGGAAGGTGAGCGACGTGATCATGGAACCGCCGAACCCGGACCAGACTCCCGGCCGGGTCATCCTGCTCAACGGCACCACCAGCTCCGGCAAGTCCAGCGTCGCCGCGCAACTGCTGGCCCAACTCGACCGGCCGTACTTCCACATGCCGGTGGACGGCATCAACGCGATGCGCGCCGACGGCTGGGCCGACCGCCTGGGCCCCGAAGCCTTCGGTGCGGTGCTGGAGCGGACGGTCCTGGGATTCCATCGCGCCGTGGCCGGGATGGCGTTGGCGGGCAACGACGTCGTGATGGACCACGTGTTGCGGGAACCAGCGTGGTTCACCGACTGTCTGCGCGTGTTCGACGGCATCGAGGTCGTGTTCGTTGGCGTCCACTGTCCACTGCCGGAGTTGCGGCGACGCGAGGCGGCGCGCGGCGACCGGGAGCCCGGCCGCGCGGAGTTCCACTTCACCCGGGTGCACGTCCACGGCGACTACGACATCGAGTGCGACACCTCCGAGCTGTCGCCCGCCGCGTGCGCCCGGCACATCATCGACCGTCTCACCACGATCGGTACGCCGCGCGCCTTGGACCTCGCCCGCAAGTCGGTCGGCTAGCGCCGCAGCACATCCCCCAGTCCGGTCTCCAGTAGCGCGAAGGCGCGCTCGGCCCGAGCCTTGGCCTCGGGGTAGACCTCCGCGGCGGTCTCGCCCCCGACCATGCGGACGATGTTCGCGCGGATCAGGGCCATCCGCACCCCCTCGATCTGGGCGGCCACGAGGTCGGCGGTGAGGTCGTCGCATTCGTCCTCTGTGGCCAGGTACTCGGCGAGCCGCCGCTGTGCCTCGGCGACATAGGAGGCCCAGCGCATCCGCAACGACGGAACCTCGGAGGCGATCCGCTGTAGCTTGCGCACGGTGTCGTTGTCGCTCAGGCCGGTGGCGGGATCCTGTTCCAGCAGCGCGGCCAGAAAGTACTCGCGTACCGCGTCCACCGGCGTCTGCCCGGACGCGCGGTCGCGAACCGCTTCGGTCGGATCGTCCACGTGCCGCTCGGGGGCGGCCATGAGCAGGTCGTCCTTGCTGCCGAAGTAGTTGAACACGGTCATCTTCGACACCTGCGCGGCCTCGGCGATCTCGGCGACCGTGACGTTGTCGTAGCCCTTGGCGCTGACGAGTTCGATCGCCGTGTAGATCAGGTCCCGCCGAGTCTGCGCCTTCTTGCGTTCCCGGAGGCTGAGTTCGTCCGACATGACATTAATGTACCAGTTCAAAGTATGTGCTCGGAATAATTTTTGACCAAGTACAAGTTTGTTGTTATCGTTCCCGGCATGACGACAACCCCGATAACGAATCCGATGACCCCGTTGCAGCGAAAGATCGGCATGTTCGCGTGTCTGGCGACGATCATCCTGGCGGTGCTCGACATGAACATCGTCTCGGCCGCCACGGTGCCGATCGTGCGCGAACTGGACCCCGTCCACGGCGTCGACAAGGTCGCCTGGCTGGTCAGCGCCTTCGCGCTGGCGTCGACGGCGGCGCTGCCGCTGTACGGCAAACTGTGTGACGTCTTCGGCGCCAAGCCGGTGTTCCTGGCCGCCGTCGGCACCTTCATGGCCGGATCGATCCTGTGTGGATTCGCCACCGACATGACCCAGCTGATCGCGTTTCGCGCTGTGCAGGGCATCGGCGGCGGCGGTCTCATGAGCGTCACCATGGTCGTGATCGCCAAGATCTTCGAGGGCCAGGACGGCTCCCGGCAGAGCGGCAGCATGGGCGGCCTCGTCGGCGGTCTGGGTATGGGCGTCGGCCCGGTGATCGGCGGCCTGTTCGCCGACGCCGGTAACTGGCGCTGGATCTTCTGGATCAACATTCCGCTCGGCGTGGCCATCATCGTGGTCGGCGCCCTGGTGTTGAAGCTCAACCACACCCGGGTCGCGCACCGCATCGACTTTTTGGGCGCGGGCCTCGCCGCCGCTTTCACCACCGGCGCGCTGTTGGTTACCGAGTGGGGCGGCGTCGAGTTCGCCTGGACCTCCCCGGTGATCCTGGGCCTGGCCACCGCCAGCGTGCTGACGCTGGCGCTGTTCCTGTGGCGACAGTCCACAGCGGCCGAACCGATCCTGCCGCTGACGCTGTTCCGCATCCCGACGGTGCGACTGGCCTTCGTGATCCAGGGCCTGACCGGCGTCGCGATGATGGGCACCATGGTCTACCTGATGGTGTACCTCCAGGTGGCCCGCGACATCGAGGCCACCGCGGCGGGCATGTTCATGATCCCGATGGCGGCCGGACTGTTCGTCATCGGCATCGTGTCCGGCAAGCTGATGGAACGCGGCTGGGCCACTCGCAACTTCATGATCTCCGGCACCGGTTTCGGTGCCCTCGCGCTGGCCCTGCTGGCACTGACCGAAAGCGACACCTCACTGTGGATCATCCGCGGCGAGATGTTCCTGTTCGGCGTCGGCATGGGACAACTGTTGGGTCTGCTCGTGGTCGCGGCCCAACAGGCCGCGCCGAAACACCAGATCGGCGTGGCCACCACCGGAGTGCGACTGTTCCAGACCCTGGGCGGCGCTTTCGGAGCGGCGGTGTTCGGCACCCTGCTCAACCGCAGCTTCGCCGCCGACCAACCCGGCCTCACCCCCGCCGGGATCGGCGGACTCGACGCCAGTCAGAAAGGCGCCGCCATCGACTCCTTCGTGTCGGCCGTCGACCTGGTCTTCGCCGCCGGGGCGGTGTTCATGGTGCTGGCGCTGCTGCTGTCGCTGCGGCTGAGAACCCCGGCGCCCGAACCGAAGCCCGCGCCGGAACCGGCGATGACCTCCTCCTTATCCATCGACGGAAAGCGGGCCCGTCCACGCTGGACGGGCCCGCTTCGCATCAGGACGCGGCATAAGCCTGGGTCAGCCGGATGTGGTTGCCCGACGGGTCGCGGAACGACGAGTCGATGCCATAGGGACGCGGCTCCGGCTCCTCCACGAACTCCACGCCCCGAGCCGACAGCTCCTTGAACGAGGCGTGGCAGTCGTCGGTGCCGAGGAACACCGTCCCGGCGAAACCCTTGCCCATCAGGTCTTTCACCTGCTCGGTGGTCTTGGCGTCCATCACCGGCGGGCCCGGAATCGCCATCAGCACGATCGCGGTGTCGGGCTGACCAGCCGGGCCGACCACCAGCCACCGGAAGTCCCCCATCTCGGCGACGGTGACGTCGGCGCGCACCTCCATGCCGAGCTTCTTGGTGTAGAACTCAAGCGCGACATCCTGATCGTGCACCCACAGCTGGGTATGGGCGATCGTGATCATCGGTTCCTCCTGGGCTGTTCGAAGTGGTCACCGTCCACGTTATTGACGCCCGGTCGCGTCGTCTTCTCGAAACGTCCGGAGTCGCGGACGGCTGTGGGCACGCAGCACGCAACCCGGTATCAGTGCCAGGTTCGACGCGGGCGGGTGAGCGTCGCGATAGGACTGTGGCGGCTTCCCGTACATGCGGGTGAAGCTGGACGTGAACGAGCCGATGCTGCGCAGCCCGACGGCCAGGCAGATCGCCGCCACCGACCGGTCGGTGGTGCGCAGCAGTGCCGCGGCGCGCTCCAGCCGCCGGGTCAGCAGATACGCGTGCGGGGATTCGCCGAACGTGCGGCGGAACTGGAGGCTGAACTGGGACCGCGACAGGCCCGCGGCCCGGGCCAGATCGGCGACCCGCAGGTCCTCGAAGTACCGGGCGTCGACGAGATCCTTGGCGCGCAACAGATGGCGCGCGGGCGGTACGGAGGCCATGTCCGGAAGTATCGACCGGCCCTACGACATCGGGGCTGCGAACACGACGATCGGGCCCGCCCATCCCAGGCGGGCCCGATCCGGGTAAAGCTCAGCGGAAGTCGTTCACGTGGTCGATCGCCCACTGGGCATAGTCGCGGGCCGGTTTACCGGTCGCGGCTTCCGAGGACGGCCCGAACTGCGGCGCCGAACCCTCGGCGAGCATGTCCAGCACCTCGGCGGGCAGGAACTGTTCGGCCGCCGCGCGCGGCAGCTCCTCGACGGCGATCTCGCGGCCGAGTGCCTCGCCGATCAGCTCGACCTGGCGACGCTGGGTCAGCGCCTCCGGGCCGTCGATGAGCACCTTGTGTCCGTCCAGTTTGTCGCTGGTCAGGCCGAGCAGCGCCACGTCGGCGATGTCCCAGTCGTGGATCGGGCGCACCAGCGAGTCCGGGTACGGCACCCGCACCAGGCTCTCCTTCTTCACCGAGTCGGCCCAGAACAGGGTGTTGGTGGCGAACATCGCCGGACGCACGAAGACCCAGGTGAATCCGGCGTTCTCCAGTCCCTGCTCGGCCAGCAGGTGCATGCGGCCGATGAAGTTGTCCATGGCGTCGGGCATCGCGGCACCGGCCGAGGACAGCAGCACCACCTTGGACACTCCGGCTTCCTTGGCGGCGGCGACGAAGTTGTCGAGGCCCTCGTGCGCCGAGTACAGGAACACCCGGTCGACACCCGCGAGCGCGCGCGGCAGCGTCTCGGGTTTGGTGAAGTCGACGAGGATCGGCTCGACGCCGGGCGGCAGCTGGGTGTTCTCGGGGTCGCGGCTGGCGGCGCGCACGGTTTCGCCGGCCTCCAGCAGTTGGTCGATGACGCGGCGCGCGAGGTTGCCGCGCGCTCCGGTGACCAGAACGGTCATGGGTTGCTCCCTTTCTTGGGGGGTTTGGGTGGATCGGCGAGCGCCGCCAGGACGCGGCGCAGTGTCTTGCCGTATCTCTCGATGAACTCCTCGGAGTTCGGTTCGACGCCGAACAGCTGGCGGACCAGGTGCGGCATGGCGGCGGGCATCATGGTCATCCCCATGAACACCAGTTGCAGTGCCTCCGGGTCCAGGTCGGCGGCGAACTCGCCTGATTCCACGCGACGACGCATCCACTCCTGTTCCCGTTCGTAGTCGGCCTGGTCCTGTACGTCGGGGGCGTCGTCGTTGAGGGCCTGCCACAGCAGCAGCCGGACCCCGCGCGGGTCCGAAAGGGACTCGCGCAGGTACCACATCATGGTGTCGGCGGCCGGGACGGCGGGGTTGGCGTTGACCGCCTCGGCGTCCAGCCAGCTGCGCTGCATCGCCTGGTACAGGCCCTCTTTGCAGCCGAAGTAGTAGCTGATGAGCTGCTTGTTGACTCCGGCCGCCTCGGCGATCCGGCCGACCCGCGCCCCGGCGAAGCCGTGGGCGGCGAACTCGTCAAAAGCCGCCTCCAGCAACCGCCGTTTGCTGCGTTCGGCGTCGCGTTGCCGTTCGGAGGTCTCGGGGGTGCGTCGGGGCGCGGGTTCGGCCATGCGGCAACCGTAGCAGTTAATCATCCAGTTGGATGATTGAGTCAACTGTGCGGTTGATTACAGCGTTGGCCCACTGGACGAGATGTAGTACATGTGCTATCAATTGAAGCACCAGTAAACCAATAAGGAGAACGACTATGTCTTCGACTGGCGGTCCGGGCTCCCCCGTCATCGAGGTGCGCGACCTTCGGATGCGGTACGGCACGAAGGACGTCCTCACCGGCGTCAACTTCACCGCCGCCCCCGGCGAGGTCATCACGCTCTTGGGCCCCAACGGCGCGGGAAAGACCACCACCATTGAGATCCTGGAGGGATTCCGGATGCGCTCGGGCGGACACGCCCAGGTGCTCGGCACCGATCCCGCCACCGGAAGAGAGGACTGGCGCGCCAAGTTCGGTGTGGTGCTCCAGAACTGGCGCGACCATGGCAAGTGGAAGGTCCGGGAGTTGCTGAAGCACCTCGGCGAGTACTACGCCCCCTATTCCACCGAACTCGTCCCCCGCCCCTGGGACGCCGACGAACTCATCGAGACCGTCGGCCTCACCGAACAGGCCGACAAGAAGATCCGGATGCTGTCGGGCGGCCAGCGGCGCCGCCTCGACGTGGCGATCGGCATCGTCGGCCGTCCGGAACTGCTGTTCCTGGACGAGCCCACCGTCGGCTTCGACCCGCACGCCCGCCGCGAGTTCCACGACCTGATCCACCGGCTGTCCGACCTGGACAACACCACGATCCTTTTGACCACCCACGACCTCGACGAGGCCGAGAAGCTCGCCGACCGGATCCTGATCCTGGCCGGTGGCCGCATCATCGCCGACGGCTCGGCCGACTACCTGGCCCGGCAGATGTCCACCGAGGCCGAGGTCAAATGGCGTGTGGACGGTGACTTCCACGTCCACTCCACCCTCGACGCCACCGACTTCGTCCGCAAGCTGTTCGCCGAACACGGCGACGCCGTCACCGACCTGGAGATCCGCCGCGCCAGCCTGGAGGAGACCTACATGTCGATGGTGCAGCAGTTCGAGTCCGGCAACGAGGAGATCGCGATCCACCAGTTCCAGGAGGCCACCCGATGAGCACCCCCACCACCGCCCGCACGCCCTACGTCATCGGGCTCAAACGCGGCTGGATCGAGTTCAAGCACTCCGTGATGTCCACCGACATCATCGGATTCCTGTTCCCGACGCTGATCGCGGTCATCGTGATCCTGTTCCTGCGCGATGTGGACGTCGAGGGGGCACCGGTCTCACTGGGATCGATGTCGCTGCCGAGTCTGCTCGGCATGAACCTGGTCTTCGGCGGACTGGCCGGACTCGCCGGACAGATCATCACCGAACGCGAAGACGGCACCATGCTGCGCGCCAAGTCGATCCCCGGCGGTATGACCTCCTATGTCATGGGGGCCAGCGTCTCCAGCTCGATCTTCATCTCCTTCAGTATCGCGCTCATCCTGATCCCGGGCGTGATGCTGTTCCCCGGCGTCTCGTTCGCCAGCCCGACGTCGTGGTTGCTGGTCGTGCTGGTGACCGTGTTCAGCCTGGCCGCGACGATGCCGATCGGCGTGGTCCTCGGCTCGATGTTCACCAACCCCAGGCTGATGGGGCTGGTCATGTTTCCCATCATGGGCATGACGGCGATCTCGGGTATCTTCTACCCGATCACGGCGCTGCCGGGTTGGCTACAGGGCATCGCGCAGGTCTTCCCCATGTACTGGGCGGGGCTGGGCATGCGCTCGGCACTGCTGCCCGACTCCATGGCGGCCGTCGAGATCGGAGGGTCGTGGCGACACCTGGAGACCTTCGGGGTACTGGGGATCTGGGCCCTGATCGGGCTGGTGCTGGCCCCGATCCTGCTGCGTCGGATGGTCCGCAAGGAATCCGGTTCCGCCGTCGCCGAACGCCAGGAGCGCTCGGCGCAACGCGGCGGACCCCGCTAGCACCAAGACGAACCACCCCACCGTCGAGAGAGGATAACCGTGGCGACGAACAACGAGGTGATCTACAACCGGATCGCGATGTTGCGTGCCGAACGGGGTATCTCACGGCGACAGCTGGCCGAGGCGCTGGGCGTCCACTACCAGACGATCGGTTATCTGGAGCGCGGCGAGTACAGCCCGAGCCTGTACCTCGCGTTGCGGATCGCCCAGTACTTCGAGGTGGAGGTCGAGGTGGTGTTCTCCACCGCCCCGTTCCCCCGCATCGGCAGCGAACGGTCCTGAAACGCGCGGGCGGTGACCCCGGGAAATCGGGGTCACCGCCTTCTCGTCGTCAGCCGACGACGAAGGTCGTCACCGAACGGGCGGGCAGCGTCGCGGTCATGCCGCCGCCGGAGATGTCGGCGGTACCGGCGCGGTGCGGGACCCGTTGCGCGTTCGTCGTCTGCCACACCTCGGCGGTGCCGCTGTCCAGCCCCGTGAACGACATCGCGGTGCTGGTCTCGGTTGTCGCGGTGTTGACGACCACGATGTTCTTGTCGTCGGCGGACGCGAACACGTACAGCAAGTCATCCGAAGTGGACGTCGCCACCATCGTGGTCCCGAACGGCCGGAACAGACCCTCGCCGGTGAACATGCCGACGCCGTGCGAGATCGGCATCGGCTTGTTGATGTCGACGAAGTCCTCGCCCTGCCCCTCACCCCATTCGCCGGTCAGGCCCAGGCAGCCGTTCTTGTCCCCGAACAGCAGCGCGGTGGCCTCGGATTCGAGCATCGTGCCCAGTGCCGCGGCACCCCACACTGTCGGCAGGTGCGAGGTCATGGACGAACACGCCGGGCTCTTGTCGCCGTGGTCCATGTTCCACTCACCGATCTGGATGCCGACGTCCGAGCCGTTGGGGACGGTGGAGTCGATGAGTGTGCGCACCTCGGCGATGTCGCGTTCGTAGTTGGCGGCCTCGGCCAGCAGCTGTGCGTCCGGCAATCGGGTCTCCCCCATGCCGTAGTCGTGGTAGTCGACGAAGTCGACGTGCTCGCCGGACTTCTCCAGGAAGGTCCGCAGGTAACCGATGTTGTTGTGCGCGGTTCCCGGACCGCCGACCTGCACCGACGCGTCGGCGGCGTGGATGCGGGTCGCGATCTCGTTGAAAACGCCCGCGTAGGTCGCCGCGTCCATCCGCGGCGGGTTCCCGGCGTCGAGCTCGTTGCCGACGATGACCTTCGGAACCGTTCCGGTGGCGGCGAAGTGCTCGTACAGGCTCACCGCGTCGTCGGCGTCGGCGGGCACCACGAGGATCGGGGTGGCGTTCATCTTGTCGCGGATCGCCGACATCCAGGTGTCGCCGTCATAGTCCTTGTGACAGCTGTCGCCGCCGCAGATGATCCGGCTGTCGTGGTCGCCGGGGGTCTCGTAGCGCAGTTCGATCCGCATCGTGTCGAAACCGTGCGCCGCCAGCGCTTTGCGGTGGTCCTCGCTGTTGACGATGTAGTTGAGGCCGCCGTATCCGGTGATGGTGACGCCGATGTCACCGGTCTCGATCTGGGCGGTGGGCCTGGTGAAGTCCACGGCCACCCCGGCCTCGTCGGCGGTGGCCGTCGTCGTGTGGGTGACGACGGCACCGCCGGTGAGGGCCAGGGTGGCCGCGATAGCGAGCACGCGTGATCGGCGCATGGGGATCCTTTCGGGCACAAGGGGAAGCAGGGCCCGATAATCCTTACACACCTGTCAGCAAGCGCCCAGGTCTCGCCAGACTCCCCACTCTCCGGTGGTTCCGGGCTCCTCGCCCTGGGTCCACCACTTCGCCTGCCAGTTGTGGCCCTTGTGCGAGACCTTGTTGCCGCCGTTGTAGACCTTCGTGGACTCCCAGGCCGCCTCGGTGCACTGGTCGGGCGGATCGGTGGTCGGCGTCGACGTCGGCGACGAGCTCGACGAGGTGGGGTCGCCACCCGGATCGCCGAGTCTCGGGTGGTCGACGCTGAGCGCGTAGCTCTTGCCGCCGAACTTCAGCACGTAGTTCGACGGGGTCGAGATCGGCAGCCGGTAGACGATCTTCACCGTCACCGACGCTCCCGGGGCGATCGTCTGCCAGCTGGGCACGGTCAGCGCCACCCGCTGGAAGTCGCCCTTGAGGCCGCCGGTGTTGCCGCCGGTATGGCCACATTTGACGGTGCTCAGTGTCCACCCGGACTGCTGCGTCATGTCGCACGGCGCCGAGGTGGCGTAGTCGAACTCCAGCACCGCGCCGCCGGGGATGGTCGCCGAGGAGTTGTTCTT containing:
- a CDS encoding SDR family oxidoreductase, translated to MTVLVTGARGNLARRVIDQLLEAGETVRAASRDPENTQLPPGVEPILVDFTKPETLPRALAGVDRVFLYSAHEGLDNFVAAAKEAGVSKVVLLSSAGAAMPDAMDNFIGRMHLLAEQGLENAGFTWVFVRPAMFATNTLFWADSVKKESLVRVPYPDSLVRPIHDWDIADVALLGLTSDKLDGHKVLIDGPEALTQRRQVELIGEALGREIAVEELPRAAAEQFLPAEVLDMLAEGSAPQFGPSSEAATGKPARDYAQWAIDHVNDFR
- a CDS encoding TetR/AcrR family transcriptional regulator, which translates into the protein MAEPAPRRTPETSERQRDAERSKRRLLEAAFDEFAAHGFAGARVGRIAEAAGVNKQLISYYFGCKEGLYQAMQRSWLDAEAVNANPAVPAADTMMWYLRESLSDPRGVRLLLWQALNDDAPDVQDQADYEREQEWMRRRVESGEFAADLDPEALQLVFMGMTMMPAAMPHLVRQLFGVEPNSEEFIERYGKTLRRVLAALADPPKPPKKGSNP
- a CDS encoding ABC transporter ATP-binding protein — its product is MSSTGGPGSPVIEVRDLRMRYGTKDVLTGVNFTAAPGEVITLLGPNGAGKTTTIEILEGFRMRSGGHAQVLGTDPATGREDWRAKFGVVLQNWRDHGKWKVRELLKHLGEYYAPYSTELVPRPWDADELIETVGLTEQADKKIRMLSGGQRRRLDVAIGIVGRPELLFLDEPTVGFDPHARREFHDLIHRLSDLDNTTILLTTHDLDEAEKLADRILILAGGRIIADGSADYLARQMSTEAEVKWRVDGDFHVHSTLDATDFVRKLFAEHGDAVTDLEIRRASLEETYMSMVQQFESGNEEIAIHQFQEATR
- a CDS encoding ABC transporter permease — encoded protein: MSTPTTARTPYVIGLKRGWIEFKHSVMSTDIIGFLFPTLIAVIVILFLRDVDVEGAPVSLGSMSLPSLLGMNLVFGGLAGLAGQIITEREDGTMLRAKSIPGGMTSYVMGASVSSSIFISFSIALILIPGVMLFPGVSFASPTSWLLVVLVTVFSLAATMPIGVVLGSMFTNPRLMGLVMFPIMGMTAISGIFYPITALPGWLQGIAQVFPMYWAGLGMRSALLPDSMAAVEIGGSWRHLETFGVLGIWALIGLVLAPILLRRMVRKESGSAVAERQERSAQRGGPR
- a CDS encoding helix-turn-helix transcriptional regulator yields the protein MLRAERGISRRQLAEALGVHYQTIGYLERGEYSPSLYLALRIAQYFEVEVEVVFSTAPFPRIGSERS